The Paenibacillus amylolyticus genome contains the following window.
ATTGTAATGTCGTTCAGTTCGGCGGAAAACCCCTGATTTCCCTTCCGGATATGAATCGCTACCTCATGCTCTGTCAAGCTTCTCCGAAGATAAGAGAGACAGGTGTACAAATACGACTTGGCTTTCTCAAGATCGTAACCCGGCCACAACGCCTCAATAATGACAGCAGCATTTACACGCTTACCTTCATGATGTATCAGAAAAGCACATAGCTCCCGCTCTTTTTCGTTTTCCAAATGACCTCCTTGCCCGTGTCGCCCAGTGATATGATATGAAATCCTCCGAGAGAACGAACTGACGGCTTTGAAGGCTGGTTTGGCTTTGATGGACTGGCCTGCTTGTCAAGATTTTTGGTAATCCGTGCCATCGTAGTCTGTAACCGGCTCACGGTAAACGGCTTTAACAAATAATCGGTTGAATCAATCTCAAACGCTTCCAATGCGTATTCGGCATAGGCAGTCGTGAAAATGATCGGCAGCT
Protein-coding sequences here:
- a CDS encoding response regulator translates to MIHVMLIDDEEDALDLLEILLGQMGNVEIAGRYLNPLQALEDLNRIMVDAVFLDIQMPGMKGTEAARRIRSISPELPIIFTTAYAEYALEAFEIDSTDYLLKPFTVSRLQTTMARITKNLDKQASPSKPNQPSKPSVRSLGGFHIISLGDTGKEVIWKTKKSGSYVLF